A genome region from Sardina pilchardus chromosome 22, fSarPil1.1, whole genome shotgun sequence includes the following:
- the LOC134069992 gene encoding sphingomyelin synthase-related protein 1-like isoform X1: protein MRQSQSEGDMAGSQPSIRRWTTKHVARWLREEGFCDYVDLLCNKHRLDGLSLLTLSEYDLRSPPLELQVLGDIKRLMVSLRRLQKQHADVLEELGLSFDGHSPMGGGGGGDWLCNGDSGRDYEGSPGNGGGGSDHQYHQCHQYSNGKHKQQGRRLDPEYWKTIVSSVYVMFVFGFTSFVMVIVHERVPDMRTYPPLPDIFLDSVPRIPWAFAMAEACGVILCGIWLLVLLLHKHRSILLRRLCSLMGTVFMLRCITMFVTSLSVPGQHLQCSGKIYGDMWAKLQRAVAIWSGFGMTLTGVHTCGDYMFSGHTVVLTMLNFFVTEYTPRNWNFIHTLSWVLNLFGIFFILAAHEHYSIDVFIAFYITTRLFLYYHTLANTRAYQQSRRARIWFPMFSFFECNVNGPVPNEYCWPFTKPTFMRRLIW from the exons TCAGAGCGAAGGCGACATGGCCGGCTCGCAGCCAAGCATTCGCCGCTGGACGACGAAGCACGTGGCGCGCTGGCTGCGCGAGGAGGGCTTCTGCGACTACGTGGACCTGCTGTGCAACAAGCACCGGCTGGACGGCCTGAGCCTGCTGACGCTGAGCGAGTACGACCTGCGCTCGCCGCCGCTCGAGCTGCAGGTGCTCGGCGACATCAAGCGGCTCATGGTGTCGCTGCGGCGGCTGCAGAAGCAGCACGCCGACGTGCTCGAGGAGCTGGGCCTCAGCTTCGATGGACACTCGCCAAtgggcggtggcggcggcggcgactgGCTTTGTAACGGCGACTCAGGCCGCGACTACGAAGGTTCGCCGGGCAACGGCGGCGGGGGGTCAGACCACCAGTACCACCAGTGTCACCAGTACAGCAACGGGAAGCACAAACAGCAGGGGAGGCGGCTGGACCCCGAGTACTGGAAGACTATCGTGAGCTCGGTCTACGTGATGTTCGTGTTCGGGTTCACCTCTTTCGTCATGGTGATCGTGCACGAGCGCGTGCCCGACATGCGCACCTACCCTCCCCTGCCTGACATCTTCCTGGACAG CGTGCCGAGAATCCCGTGGGCCTTTGCCATGGCGGAGGCGTGTGGGGTGATCCTGTGCGGCATTTGGCTGTTGGTTCTGCTATTGCATAAGCACAG GTCTATCCTGTTGAGACGCCTCTGCAGTCTGATGGGCACGGTGTTCATGCTGCGCTGCATCACCATGTTTGTCACTTCCCTCTCTGTGCCGGGACAGCATCTACAGTGCTCAGGAAAG ATTTACGGTGACATGTGGGCCAAGCTGCAGCGTGCGGTGGCCATCTGGAGTGGGTTTGGGATGACCCTCACGGGCGTCCACACTTGCGGAGACTACATGTTCAGCGGCCATACCGTGGTTCTCACTATGCTGAACTTCTTTGTTACTGAAT ACACCCCAAGAAACTGGAATTTCATTCACACCCTCTCCTGGGTCCTCAACCTGTTTGGCATCTTCTTCATTCTGGCGGCGCACGAACACTACTCCATTGACGTCTTCATCGCCTTCTACATCACAACCAGACTGTTCCTGTACTACCACACGCTGGCCAACACGCGTGCCTATCAGCAGAGCCGCCGCGCTCGCATCTGGTTCCCCATGTTCTCCTTCTTCGAATGCAACGTCAACGGGCCCGTGCCCAACGAGTATTGCTGGCCCTTCACCAAGCCCACTTTCATGAGGAGATTAATCTGGTAA
- the LOC134069992 gene encoding sphingomyelin synthase-related protein 1-like isoform X2 has protein sequence MAGSQPSIRRWTTKHVARWLREEGFCDYVDLLCNKHRLDGLSLLTLSEYDLRSPPLELQVLGDIKRLMVSLRRLQKQHADVLEELGLSFDGHSPMGGGGGGDWLCNGDSGRDYEGSPGNGGGGSDHQYHQCHQYSNGKHKQQGRRLDPEYWKTIVSSVYVMFVFGFTSFVMVIVHERVPDMRTYPPLPDIFLDSVPRIPWAFAMAEACGVILCGIWLLVLLLHKHRSILLRRLCSLMGTVFMLRCITMFVTSLSVPGQHLQCSGKIYGDMWAKLQRAVAIWSGFGMTLTGVHTCGDYMFSGHTVVLTMLNFFVTEYTPRNWNFIHTLSWVLNLFGIFFILAAHEHYSIDVFIAFYITTRLFLYYHTLANTRAYQQSRRARIWFPMFSFFECNVNGPVPNEYCWPFTKPTFMRRLIW, from the exons ATGGCCGGCTCGCAGCCAAGCATTCGCCGCTGGACGACGAAGCACGTGGCGCGCTGGCTGCGCGAGGAGGGCTTCTGCGACTACGTGGACCTGCTGTGCAACAAGCACCGGCTGGACGGCCTGAGCCTGCTGACGCTGAGCGAGTACGACCTGCGCTCGCCGCCGCTCGAGCTGCAGGTGCTCGGCGACATCAAGCGGCTCATGGTGTCGCTGCGGCGGCTGCAGAAGCAGCACGCCGACGTGCTCGAGGAGCTGGGCCTCAGCTTCGATGGACACTCGCCAAtgggcggtggcggcggcggcgactgGCTTTGTAACGGCGACTCAGGCCGCGACTACGAAGGTTCGCCGGGCAACGGCGGCGGGGGGTCAGACCACCAGTACCACCAGTGTCACCAGTACAGCAACGGGAAGCACAAACAGCAGGGGAGGCGGCTGGACCCCGAGTACTGGAAGACTATCGTGAGCTCGGTCTACGTGATGTTCGTGTTCGGGTTCACCTCTTTCGTCATGGTGATCGTGCACGAGCGCGTGCCCGACATGCGCACCTACCCTCCCCTGCCTGACATCTTCCTGGACAG CGTGCCGAGAATCCCGTGGGCCTTTGCCATGGCGGAGGCGTGTGGGGTGATCCTGTGCGGCATTTGGCTGTTGGTTCTGCTATTGCATAAGCACAG GTCTATCCTGTTGAGACGCCTCTGCAGTCTGATGGGCACGGTGTTCATGCTGCGCTGCATCACCATGTTTGTCACTTCCCTCTCTGTGCCGGGACAGCATCTACAGTGCTCAGGAAAG ATTTACGGTGACATGTGGGCCAAGCTGCAGCGTGCGGTGGCCATCTGGAGTGGGTTTGGGATGACCCTCACGGGCGTCCACACTTGCGGAGACTACATGTTCAGCGGCCATACCGTGGTTCTCACTATGCTGAACTTCTTTGTTACTGAAT ACACCCCAAGAAACTGGAATTTCATTCACACCCTCTCCTGGGTCCTCAACCTGTTTGGCATCTTCTTCATTCTGGCGGCGCACGAACACTACTCCATTGACGTCTTCATCGCCTTCTACATCACAACCAGACTGTTCCTGTACTACCACACGCTGGCCAACACGCGTGCCTATCAGCAGAGCCGCCGCGCTCGCATCTGGTTCCCCATGTTCTCCTTCTTCGAATGCAACGTCAACGGGCCCGTGCCCAACGAGTATTGCTGGCCCTTCACCAAGCCCACTTTCATGAGGAGATTAATCTGGTAA